In Camelina sativa cultivar DH55 chromosome 16, Cs, whole genome shotgun sequence, a single window of DNA contains:
- the LOC104748988 gene encoding putative nuclease HARBI1, with product MAPAVKKKKQQQQQPSSLDNNKKKKKKRMKAVPLDPEAIDCDWWDTFWHRNSSLSVPLDEDDAFKHFFRASKTTFSYICSLVREDLISRPPSGLINIEGRLLSVEKQVAIALRRLASGDSQVSVGASFGVGQSTVSQVTWRFIESLEERAKHHLRWPDSDRIEEIKSKFQDMYGLPNCCGAIDTTHIIMTLPAVQASDDWCDLEKNYSMFLQGVFDHEMRFLNMVTGWPGGMTVSKLLKFSGFFKLCESGQILDGNAKTLFEGEEGSQVREYVVGGISYPLLPWLITPHDDCDHPSSDPMMAFNYRHEKVRSVAATAFAHLKGSWRILSKVMWRPDRRKLPSIILVCCLLHNIIIDCGDYLQEDVPLSGHHDAGYADRVCKCKQTDPLGSELRGYLTEYLLR from the exons ATGGCTCCggcggtgaagaagaagaagcagcagcagcagcagccttcttctttggataataataagaagaagaagaagaagagaatgaaggCAGTTCCTCTGGATCCGGAGGCTATCGACTGCGACTGGTGGGACACTTTCTGGCACCGtaactcttctctctcag TCCCGTTAGATGAAGATGATGCGTTCAAGCACTTCTTCAGGGCTTCCAAGACCACCTTTAGCTACATTTGCTCGCTCGTCAGGGAGGATCTCATCTCTAGACCTCCCTCTGGACTCATCAACATCGAGGGTAGGCTTCTTAGCGTTGAGAAACAAGTCGCCATTGCTCTTAGACGCTTAGCCTCTGGTGATTCTCAGGTCTCCGTCGGTGCTTCCTTTGGTGTTGGCCAGTCCACTGTTTCCCAGGTTACTTGGAGATTCATCGAGTCTCTCGAGGAACGCGCCAAGCATCATCTCCGTTGGCCTGATTCCGACCGGATCGAAGAGATCAAGTCCAAGTTCCAGGATATGTACGGCCTCCCCAATTGCTGCGGAGCCATTGACACCACCCACATCATCATGACCCTCCCGGCTGTGCAAGCCTCCGATGACTGGTGTGACCTCGAGAAGAACTACAGCATGTTCCTTCAAGGTGTCTTTGATCACGAGATGCGATTCCTCAACATGGTCACCGGCTGGCCAGGCGGCATGACCGTCTCCAAGCTTCTCAAGTTCTCCGGCTTCTTCAAACTCTGTGAATCCGGTCAGATTCTAGACGGGAATGCCAAAACTCTTTTTGAAGGTGAAGAAGGATCCCAAGTCAGAGAATATGTAGTTGGAGGGATCAGTTACCCGCTGCTTCCTTGGCTTATAACTCCTCACGACGACTGCGATCATCCCTCCTCTGATCCCATGATGGCCTTCAACTACAGGCATGAGAAGGTGAGGTCAGTCGCAGCTACGGCCTTTGCGCACCTCAAAGGAAGCTGGAGGATTCTGAGCAAGGTTATGTGGAGGCCAGACAGAAGGAAACTGCCTAGTATAATACTGGTTTGTTGTTTACTGCATAACATCATAATCGACTGTGGGGATTATTTGCAAGAGGATGTTCCTTTATCTGGTCATCACGACGCAGGTTATGCAGACCGCGTATGCAAATGCAAGCAGACTGACCCGCTTGGTAGTGAGCTGAGAGGATATCTCACTGAGTATTTGCTGAGGTGA
- the LOC104748987 gene encoding serine/threonine-protein kinase Nek4-like encodes MERYEVLEQIGKGSFGSALLVRHKQERNKYVLKRIRLARQSDRARRSAHQEMELISTVRNPFVVEYKDSWVEKGCYVCIVIGYCEGGDMTETIKRACGVHFPEEKLCQWLVQLLMALDYLHSNHIIHRDVKCSNIFLTKEQDIRLGDFGLAKILTSDDLTSSVVGTPSYMCPELLTDIPYGSKSDIWSLGCCMYEMAAHKPPFKASDVQTLINKIYKLIMDPIPAMYSGSFRGLIKSMLRKNPQLRPSAKELLNHPHLQPYISMVYLKLESPRRSTFPLQFPERGATVKERRSSFSNDRRLNPSISDTEAGYVSSSGKASHSPMFNVRKVSEVTVGVVREGIVSQRQEGVKKQSGAAGTPRVAAGTSAKASVMSKRLETAPRTVSKHELQVSNPKDRKRRVSLPLVVENPKTTYESDITALCGLNSPDVSVNAPRFDKIAEFPEDIEIALGGRRSLSSHPRPDHGEENANRSITKDKCTVQKRSVSEIKQRRFDTSSYQQRAEALEGLLEFSARLLQQERYDELGVLLKPFGAERVSPRETAIWLTKSFKEASV; translated from the exons ATGGAGCGGTATGAAGTCTTGGAGCAGATCGGGAAAGGGTCCTTTGGCTCTGCTCTTCTTGTCAGACACAAACAAGAACGAAACAA aTACGTATTGAAAAGGATCCGTCTCGCCCGCCAGTCTGATAGGGCTCGCCGATCAGCTCATCAGGag ATGGAGCTCATTTCTACTGTCCGCAATCCATTTGTTGTAGAGTACAAAGATTCATGGGTTGAAAAg GGTTGCTATGTGTGCATCGTTATTGGATATTGTGAAGGCGGAGACAT GACAGAAACCATAAAAAGAGCATGTGGTGTTCATTTCCCTGAAGAG AAACTATGCCAATGGCTTGTCCAACTCTTAATGGCACTCGATTATCTGCACTCCAACCATATTATTCACCGTGATGTCAAG TGTTCTAACATATTCTTGACAAAAGAGCAAGACATACGGCTTG GTGACTTTGGACTCGCTAAGATTCTGACTTCTGATGACCTTACATCCTCT GTTGTTGGAACTCCAAGTTACATGTGCCCTGAGCTTCTTACTGACATACCTTACGGATCAAAGTCGGACATTTGGTCTTTGG GATGCTGCATGTATGAAATGGCTGCTCATAAACCTCCATTCAAAGCTTCC GATGTGCAGACATTGATCAACAAAATATACAAGTTGATAATGGATCCTATTCCTGCCATGTATTCCGGTTCATT CCGAGGCCTTATCAAAAGCATGCTGAGGAAAAATCCTCAACTCAGGCCTAGT GCTAAGGAGCTGCTTAACCATCCTCATCTTCAGCCTTACATCAGTATGGTTTATCTGAAGCTGGAGAGTCCCAGACGAAGCACTTTTCCGCTCCAATTTCCTGAGAGGGGCGCTACAGTGAAGGAAAGAAGGAGTTCGTTTAGCAACGACAGAAGATTGAATCCGAGTATCTCTGATACAGAAGCAGGTTATGTGTCTTCTTCAGGAAAAGCATCTCATTCACCAATGTTTAATGTAAGAAAAGTGTCAGAAGTAACTGTTGGAGTCGTCAGAGAAGGGATTGTTTCTCAGAGGCAGGAGGGAGTCAAGAAACAATCAGGTGCAGCCGGAACACCAAGAGTGGCTGCAGGGACCTCAGCCAAAGCATCTGTCATGTCAAAGAGGCTTGAAACGGCGCCACGTACTGTCTCCAAACATGAACTGCag GTATCAAATCCTAAAGACAGGAAGAGGAGAGTATCTCTTCCGTTGGTCGTGGAAAATCCTAAGACGACTTATGAATCGGATATCACAGCTCTTTGTGGCCTAAACTCGCCAGATGTTTCTGTGAACGCTCCAAGATTCGACAAGATAGCTGAATTCCCTGAGGATATCGAGATAGCACTAGGTGGGCGGCGCTCATTATCTTCGCATCCTCGGCCTGATCATGGTGAGGAAAATGCCAACCGTTCGATCACAAAGGACAAGTGTACTGTACAGAAAAGGTCAGTTTCGGAGATAAAACAGAGAAGGTTTGACACGTCTTCGTATCAGCAGCGTGCGGAGGCTCTAGAGGGACTGCTGGAGTTCAGTGCAAGGCTTTTGCAACAAGAACGGTACGATGAGCTTGGGGTTTTGCTTAAACCCTTTGGAGCCGAGAGGGTGTCTCCGAGGGAGACGGCCATCTGGTTAACAAAAAGCTTCAAAGAAGCTTCCGTGTAG
- the LOC104748990 gene encoding homocysteine S-methyltransferase 2 — MITGSSKASFSSMKEFLKETGGYAVIDGGLATEFERHGADLNDPLWSSKCLITSPHLIHTVHLDYLEAGADIIASTSYQATIQGFQAKGFSREESESLLRKSVEIACQARNTYYDKCATSSSSIDDIILIKRPILVAASVGSYGAYLADGSEYSGIYGDSITLEKLKDFHRRRLHVLAESGADLIAFETIPNKIEAQAFAELLEEGDVKIPGWFSFNSKDGVNVVSGDSIKECIAIAQSCDKVVAVGINCTPPRFIEGLVTEIGKVTSKPILVYPNSGESYDADRKEWVENTGVGDEDFVSYVEKWMDAGVSLLGGCCRTTPTTIRAIHKRLVNRRSH; from the exons ATGATAACCGGAAGCTCGAAGGCGTCTTTTAGCTCGATGAAAGAGTTCCTGAAGGAGACGGGCGGGTATGCGGTAATAGACGGCGGGCTTGCGACGGAGTTCGAGAGACATGGAGCAGATCTCAACGATCCTCTCTGGAGCTCCAAATGCCTTATCACTTCTCCTCACCTCATTCACACC GTGCATCTCGATTACCTTGAAGCTGGTGCTGATATCATCGCCAGCACTTCTTATCAG GCCACGATTCAGGGGTTTCAAGCAAAGGGCTTTTCTAGAGAGGAAAGTGAATCTTTGCTTAGAAAGAGCGTCGAAATAGCTTGTCAAGCTCGGAACACTTACTACGACAAATGCGCAACTAGCTCCTCCTCCATCGATGATATCATTCTTATAAAGCGGCCTATACTAGTTGCGGCATCAGTCGGTAGCTACGGTGCATACTTGGCTGATGGATCTGAATACAG TGGAATCTATGGTGATTCCATCACGCTGGAAAAACTCAAGGACTTTCACCGCAGACGACTCCATGTTCTGGCGGAATCTGGTGCTGATCTTATAGCATTTGAGACCATTCCAAACAAGATTGAGGCTCAG GCATTTGCTGAGCTGTTAGAGGAGGGAGATGTGAAGATTCCTGGGTGGTTCTCATTCAACTCAAAGGATGGCGTGAACGTGGTTAGCGGGGATTCCATCAAGGAGTGTATCGCCATAGCTCAATCTTGTGACAAAGTAGTGGCGGTTGGAATCAACTGTACCCCTCCAAGATTCATCGAGGGCCTAGTTACTGAGATAGGAAAG GTGACAAGCAAGCCCATACTAGTGTACCCAAACAGCGGAGAGAGCTATGATGCTGATCGGAAGGAGTGGGTG GAAAACACAGGAGTTGGAGATGAAGACTTTGTATCATACGTGGAGAAATGGATGGATGCAGGAGTGTCTCTTCTGGGAGGTTGCTGCCGCACAACACCAACCACCATCAGAGCCATCCACAAGAGACTTGTCAACCGCAGATCTCATTAG
- the LOC104748989 gene encoding serine/threonine-protein kinase HT1: protein MASGGGEADKSVDPKLGGVGSRSAGEERYFRADTLDFTKWDLHMGQSSTSAAVTNTRTPPPPPTPTPPAAAMQEWEIDLSKLDMKHVLAHGTYGTVYRGVYAGQDVAVKVLDWGEDGYATAAETNTLRASFEQEVAVWQKLDHPNVTKFIGASMGTSDLKIPPPGDSGGRGNGGAHPARACCVVVEYVAGGTLKKFLIKKYRSKLPIKDVIQLALDLARGMSYLHSKAIVHRDVKTENMLLQPNKTLKIADFGVARVEAQNPQDMTGETGTLGYMAPEVLEGRAYNRKCDVYSFGVCLWEIYCCDMPYADCSFAEISHAVVHRNLRPEIPKCCPSSVANIMKRCWDPNPDRRPEMEEVVKLLEAVDTSKGGGMIAPDQFQGCLCFFKPRGP, encoded by the exons ATGGCCTCTGGCGGCGGTGAGGCGGATAAATCTGTGGATCCCAAATTAGGCGGCGTTGGGAGCAGAAGCGCCGGTGAAGAACGATACTTCAGGGCGGATACTCTTGACTTCACTAAATGGGATTTGCATATGGGTCAAAGCTCTACTAGCGCCGCCGTCACCAACACCAgaactcctcctcctcctcctactcctACTCCTCCGGCGGCGGCTATGCAGGAATGGGAGATTGACCTCTCCAAACTCGATATGAAGCACGTCCTCGCTCACGGCACCTATGGCACTGTCTACCGCGGTGTCTACGCCGGCCAAGATGTCGCAg TCAAAGTGTTAGATTGGGGTGAAGATGGTTACGCCACTGCAGCTGAAACCAATACTCTGCGTGCTTCCTTTGAGCAAGAGGTCGCCGTCTGGCAGAAGCTCGATCATCCCAACGTCACAAAG ttTATAGGAGCATCCATGGGGACCTCTGATCTGAAGATCCCCCCTCCTGGTGATTCTGGCGGACGTGGTAACGGTGGTGCTCATCCTGCGCGGGCCTGTTGTGTTGTCGTTGAATATGTTGCCGGAGGCACCCTTAAGAAGTTCCTCATCAAGAAATATAGGTCTAAACTACCCATCAAGGATGTCATTCAGCTCGCTTTGGATCTCGCTAGAGG GATGAGTTACCTCCACTCCAAGGCGATTGTACATCGGGACGTGAAGACAGAGAACATGCTGTTACAACCTAACAAGACGCTCAAGATTGCTGATTTTGGGGTTGCTAGAGTCGAAGCTCAGAACCCTCAAGACATGACCGGTGAGACTGGAACACTTGGATACATGGCACCTGAG GTTCTTGAAGGAAGGGCTTACAACAGGAAATGCGATGTCTATAGCTTCGGTGTATGCCTCTGGGAAATATACTGCTGCGACATGCCCTACGCTGACTGTAGTTTCGCTGAGATCTCTCACGCCGTCGTTCATAGG AATCTGAGACCAGAGATTCCGAAATGCTGCCCAAGTTCGGTGGCAAATATAATGAAGAGATGCTGGGACCCGAATCCAGATAGGCGTCCGGAGATGGAGGAGGTGGTGAAACTGCTGGAAGCCGTAGACACAAGCAAAGGAGGTGGAATGATAGCTCCAGACCAGTTTCAGGGGTgcctctgtttcttcaaacCTCGTGGCCCCTGA